In Primulina eburnea isolate SZY01 chromosome 5, ASM2296580v1, whole genome shotgun sequence, a single window of DNA contains:
- the LOC140831996 gene encoding transmembrane 9 superfamily member 9-like translates to MGRAAIRSHTMRLIFIFRTIFILVSSHYSLGFYLPGVAPEDFQKGAPLNVKVNKLTSIRTQLPYSYYSLPFCHPKTIVDSRENLGEVLRGDRIENSPFVFTMREPQMCSVLCRVILDAKVAKQFKEKIEDEYRVNMILDNLPLVVSIPRSQQEGPTIYQLGYHIGLKGQYSGSKDVKYFLNNHLSFTVKFHKDQVTETARIVGFEVTPFSIKHEYEGHWSKDARLTTCDPHTKHTVSSSDSPQVVEDKQEVIFTYDVAFQESEVKWASRWDTYLLMTDDQIHWFSIVNSLMIVLFLSGMVAMIMLRTLYRDISKYNELETQEEAQEETGWKLVHSEVFRPPINSDLLCVYVGTGVQFLGMILVTTIFAVLGFLSPSNRGGLMTAMLLLWVFMGIFAGYAAARLYKMFKGTEWKKNALRTAFFFPAAVFAIFFVLNALIWGQKSSGAVPFGTMFALVFLWFGISVPLVFVGSYVGFKKPAIEDPVKTNKIPRQIPEQAWYMNPIFSILIGGILPFGAVFIELFFILTSIWMNQYYYIFGFLFIVFIILLVTCAEITIVLCYFQLCSEDYLWWWRSYLTSGSSALYLFLYATFYFFTKLEITKPVSGALYFGYMLIASYAFFVLTGTIGFYACFWFTRLIYSSVKID, encoded by the exons ATGGGAAGAGCTGCGATTCGATCTCATACAATGCGGTTAATCTTCATCTTCAGAACCATCTTCATTTTGGTTTCTTCCCACTATTCCCTTGGCTTCTATCTTCCCGGCGTTGCCCCCGAAGACTTCCAAAAG GGAGCTCCACTGAACGTGAAAGTGAACAAATTGACTTCAATAAGAACTCAGCTTCCGTACTCATACTATTCTCTTCCTTTTTGTCATCCAAAAACCATAGTTGACAGTAGGGAAAATCTTGGTGAAGTGCTTCGTGGAGATCGTATTGAGAATTCCCCCTTTGTG TTTACAATGAGGGAACCACAAATGTGCAGTGTTCTTTGTCGGGTTATACTTGATGCCAAAGTTGCAAAACAATTCAAAGAAAAGATTGAAGATGAATATCGTGTCAACAT GATCTTGGATAACCTTCCACTGGTAGTTTCCATTCCAAGATCACAACAAGAAGGACCAACAATCTACCAGCTGGGTTATCATATTGGGCTCAAAGGACAATATAGTGGC AGCAAGGATGTAAAATACTTCCTCAACAACCACTTGAGCTTCACGGTCAAGTTTCACAAGGATCAGGTGACCGAAACTGCGAGGATAGTAGGGTTTGAGGTCACACCATTTAG CATCAAGCATGAGTACGAAGGGCACTGGAGTAAGGATGCTCGTCTAACTACATGTGATCCCCATACTAAGCATACAGTTTCATCTTCAGACTCTCCACAAGTGGTCGAAGATAAGCAAGAAGTGATATTCACTTACGACGTTGCATTTCAG GAGAGTGAGGTGAAATGGGCATCAAGATGGGACACTTATCTTCTTATGACAGATGATCAAATCCATTGGTTCTCCATTGTAAACTCTCTGATGATTGTTCTCTTCCTTTCGGGCATGGTAGCGATGATAATGCTGCGAACCCTTTATCGTGACATTTCGAAATACAATGAACTTGAGACGCAGGAAGAGGCTCAGGAAGAAACCGGATGGAAACTGGTCCATTCGGAGGTGTTCCGACCTCCAATCAACTCAGACTTGCTCTGTGTGTATGTCGGAACAGGTGTACAATTCTTGGGAATGATCCTCGTTACGACAATCTTTGCTGTCCTAGGATTCCTATCCCCTTCGAACCGGGGTGGACTCATGACTGCCATGTTATTGCTTTGGGTTTTCATGGGAATTTTTGCTGGTTACGCGGCTGCACGTCTCTACAAAATGTTCAAAGGCACAGAATGGAAGAAAAACGCCCTAAGAACTGCATTTTTCTTCCCCGCTGCTGTATTTGCCATCTTCTTTGTACTGAATGCCCTCATCTGGGGCCAGAAGTCTTCCGGGGCTGTGCCATTCGGGACAATGTTTGCCCTGGTCTTCCTATGGTTTGGAATCTCTGTTCCGCTTGTGTTCGTGGGCAGCTACGTCGGATTCAAGAAACCGGCAATAGAGGATCCTGTAAAAACGAACAAGATCCCAAGACAGATTCCTGAACAGGCGTGGTACATGAATCCCATCTTCTCAATCTTGATCGGAGGAATCCTTCCATTTGGAGCTGTTTTCATCGAGCTTTTCTTCATACTGACTTCAATCTGGATGAACCAATACTACTACATTTTCGGTTTCCTCTTCATTGTGTTCATCATCCTCCTCGTCACCTGTGCTGAGATAACCATTGTGCTCTGCTACTTCCAATTGTGCAGCGAAGATTACCTATGGTGGTGGAGGTCGTACTTGACATCCGGATCTTCTGCACTATACCTCTTCCTCTACGCCACATTCTACTTCTTCACCAAGCTAGAAATCACGAAGCCAGTTTCAGGTGCATTGTACTTCGGCTACATGTTGATTGCTTCTTACGCGTTCTTTGTGCTCACGGGCACCATAGGCTTCTACGCGTGCTTTTGGTTCACAAGGCTGATTTATTCTTCCGTCAAGATCGATTGA
- the LOC140831995 gene encoding patatin-like protein 3 produces the protein MSLVASSLSFNKIQPPVYGKLVTILSIDGGGIRGIIPATALEFLEAELQKLDGKDARIADYFDLVAGTSTGGLVTAMLTAPDANNRPLYAAKDIIPFYSKHGPHIFPQKNGIIGSVENTLVQLGNPKYDGKYLHKLIRDNLGQARLNDTLTNVVIPTFDIKNLQPTIFSSFETKISPAFNALLSDICIGTSAAPTYFPAHYFTNDDGSGNSAEFNIIDGGVAANNPALIAVGEITKQVFRKDPNFAPIKPMECGRLLVVSLSTGSAKQEQKYTAQMAASWGRFGWLIQGNSTPILDVFDQSSKDMVDYFLSVIFQSLYSEDNYLRIEDISLVGNSASVDVSTKENIDDLVEIGQKLLKGPYSRVNLRTGVPEPIANGGTNEDALKKFAKVLSDEQKLRRTNAAEQNKSDA, from the exons ATGTCTCTAGTGGCCTCCTCGTTGTCTTTTAATAAAATCCAACCTCCGGTTTACGGAAAATTAGTTACTATTCTTAGCATTGATGGTGGAGGAATTCGAGGCATCATTCCGGCCACCGCTCTTGAATTTCTTGAAGCCGAACTCCAG AAATTGGATGGTAAAGATGCTCGAATCGCCGACTACTTTGACTTGGTGGCTGGAACGAGCACCGGTGGACTTGTGACGGCCATGTTGACTGCACCTGATGCCAACAACCGACCATTATATGCAGCTAAAGACATTATTCCATTCTATTCAAAACACGGACCTCACATATTTCCACAAAAAAA CGGTATCATAGGGTCGGTGGAGAACACATTGGTTCAACTCGGGAACCCGAAATACGATGGAAAGTACCTGCACAAGTTGATAAGGGACAATTTGGGGCAGGCTCGGTTGAATGACACCTTAACAAACGTTGTCATTCCGACGTTTGACATCAAAAATTTGCAGCCAACTATATTCTCCTCCTTTGAG ACGAAGATTTCTCCAGCTTTCAATGCATTGTTGTCCGATATATGCATCGGGACTTCTGCTGCACCAACTTATTTTCCGGCTCACTATTTCACCAATGATGATGGCTCTGGGAATTCTGCTGAGTTCAATATAATAGATGGTGGTGTCGCTGCTAATAATCCG GCATTGATTGCCGTCGGTGAGATAACAAAACAAGTATTCAGAAAAGACCCGAATTTTGCCCCAATCAAGCCCATGGAATGCGGCAGATTGCTGGTGGTCTCATTGAGCACTGGATCTGCAAAACAGGAACAGAAATATACAGCACAAATGGCTGCCAGTTGGGGTCGGTTTGGGTGGTTGATTCAGGGAAATTCAACCCCTATTTTGGATGTATTCGATCAATCAAGTAAAGATATGGTGGATTATTTCTTGTCTGTCATCTTCCAGTCCCTTTATTCTGAAGATAATTACCTCCGGATAGAA GACATTTCATTAGTCGGGAACAGTGCATCGGTTGATGTTTCGACCAAGGAGAATATTGACGACCTTGTTGAGATTGGACAAAAGTTACTCAAGGGGCCATACTCCAGGGTTAATCTTCGTACCGGAGTGCCGGAGCCTATAGCCAACGGAGGAACAAATGAAGATGCCTTGAAAAA GTTTGCAAAAGTCTTGTCCGATGAACAGAAACTCCGACGAACAAACGCAGCTGAACAAAACAAATCTGATGCTTGA